Proteins encoded by one window of Streptomyces sp. ALI-76-A:
- a CDS encoding MarR family transcriptional regulator produces the protein MPRDGQITTAEQAANDDLVLAFGWLQGAANRLEYILGRAIEEECGISHLMFEVLLILGRAGGPGLSMGAIAQERVLTTGGVTRLVDRMETAGLVARDENPGDRRGRLVRLTPLGEETAVRAARLHAENVRRLFLDALPPERREQFTRDLRTVSLAARDALPRLR, from the coding sequence GTGCCACGGGACGGGCAGATCACGACGGCCGAGCAGGCGGCGAACGACGACCTGGTGCTGGCGTTCGGCTGGTTGCAGGGAGCCGCGAACCGGCTGGAGTACATCCTGGGCCGGGCCATCGAGGAGGAGTGCGGGATCAGCCACCTCATGTTCGAGGTGCTGCTGATCCTGGGCCGGGCGGGCGGGCCGGGCCTGTCGATGGGGGCCATCGCGCAGGAGCGGGTCCTCACCACCGGCGGGGTGACCCGGCTGGTGGACCGGATGGAGACCGCGGGTCTGGTGGCCCGCGACGAGAACCCGGGGGACCGCCGGGGCCGGCTGGTGAGACTGACCCCCCTCGGGGAGGAGACCGCGGTGCGGGCCGCCCGGCTGCACGCCGAGAACGTGCGGCGCCTCTTCCTCGACGCGCTGCCCCCCGAGCGCCGCGAGCAGTTCACGCGTGACCTGCGGACGGTCAGCCTGGCCGCGCGCGACGCGCTGCCCCGCCTGCGCTGA
- a CDS encoding DsbA family protein: protein MRLVHVFDAYCGWSHGFAPVLAEVVRRHPGLDMEVVSGGLFTGARRTPIREFGYVQGANAEISERTGAEFGPGYARLIEDGSFVMDSEAAARGVAALRQAAPHRIVELTAALQHAFYVDGLSLSDPATYRVLAETAGLDPDALVRAFTAPETAAAARDDFARAAGLGVRGFPTLLAVAGGRVTVLAVGHAGPDEIDERLAAARAATA, encoded by the coding sequence ATGCGGCTCGTCCACGTCTTCGACGCCTACTGCGGTTGGTCGCACGGCTTCGCGCCGGTCCTGGCCGAGGTGGTCCGACGCCACCCGGGCCTGGACATGGAGGTGGTGTCCGGCGGCCTGTTCACCGGTGCGCGGCGGACGCCGATCCGGGAGTTCGGGTACGTCCAAGGCGCCAACGCCGAGATCAGCGAACGGACCGGGGCCGAGTTCGGGCCCGGTTACGCCCGGCTGATCGAGGACGGCTCGTTCGTGATGGACTCCGAGGCCGCCGCGCGGGGTGTGGCCGCGTTGCGGCAGGCCGCGCCCCACCGCATCGTGGAACTGACCGCCGCGCTCCAGCACGCGTTCTACGTGGACGGCCTGAGCCTGTCCGACCCGGCCACCTACCGCGTCCTCGCCGAAACGGCCGGCCTGGACCCGGATGCCCTGGTGCGGGCGTTCACCGCGCCGGAGACGGCCGCCGCCGCGCGGGACGACTTCGCGCGCGCCGCCGGCCTGGGCGTCCGCGGCTTCCCCACCCTGCTGGCCGTGGCAGGCGGGCGCGTCACGGTCCTGGCCGTCGGCCACGCCGGCCCCGACGAGATCGACGAACGCCTGGCCGCCGCCCGGGCCGCCACGGCCTGA
- a CDS encoding MBL fold metallo-hydrolase — MSTLDFKVIDLDFPVGSKNKTATLITGEREAFLIDAGFTRADGHRLVAEILDSGKTLTTVYVSHADPDFYWGAEVIADAFPEAELVATPLVIEHIGAAYEAKLKAWEAVGANRPTRLVELTALTGDLTFEGHVFQLKGGHPGLPDRHYLWQAEHRAIVAGVLLFQREHVWVADTATPESRAVWIELLDEMTALDPAFAVPGHRLPTDTLDVSPITHTRDYLVAFEEELARAENGEALTEALVARYPDAGMLIAAQIGAKVAKGEMNWG, encoded by the coding sequence ATGAGCACCCTCGACTTCAAGGTCATCGACCTGGACTTCCCCGTCGGCTCGAAGAACAAGACGGCCACCCTGATCACCGGTGAGCGGGAGGCGTTCCTGATCGACGCCGGGTTCACCCGCGCCGACGGGCACCGCCTGGTCGCCGAGATCCTCGACTCCGGCAAGACGCTGACCACGGTCTACGTCAGCCACGCCGACCCCGACTTCTACTGGGGCGCCGAGGTCATCGCCGACGCCTTCCCCGAGGCCGAACTCGTCGCCACCCCGCTGGTGATCGAGCACATCGGGGCCGCCTACGAGGCCAAGCTCAAGGCCTGGGAGGCCGTCGGCGCCAACCGGCCCACCCGGCTGGTCGAGCTGACCGCGCTGACCGGCGACCTCACCTTCGAGGGCCACGTCTTCCAGCTGAAGGGCGGCCACCCGGGCCTGCCCGACCGGCACTACCTGTGGCAGGCCGAGCACCGGGCGATCGTCGCCGGCGTGCTGCTCTTCCAGCGCGAGCACGTCTGGGTGGCCGACACCGCGACGCCCGAGTCCCGCGCCGTGTGGATCGAACTGCTCGACGAGATGACGGCCCTGGACCCGGCCTTCGCCGTCCCCGGTCACCGGCTGCCCACGGACACCCTCGACGTGAGCCCGATCACCCACACCCGTGACTACCTCGTCGCGTTCGAGGAGGAACTCGCCAGGGCCGAGAACGGCGAGGCACTGACCGAGGCACTGGTCGCCCGCTACCCCGACGCCGGGATGCTCATCGCCGCGCAGATCGGGGCCAAGGTCGCCAAGGGCGAGATGAACTGGGGCTGA
- a CDS encoding nuclear transport factor 2 family protein, with the protein MNEPTDFSASTAPADVVRRQYLASAHGDLEALRATLADDVEWTEMAGFPLAGTYRTPDGVTANVMERLGEDWDGWTAHDDTYVVDGENVVVLARYTATNKATGRDIDVRVAHHFVVRGGRIVRFEQFVDTAKVREAMPA; encoded by the coding sequence ATGAACGAGCCCACCGACTTCTCCGCCTCCACCGCCCCCGCCGACGTGGTGCGGCGCCAGTACCTCGCGTCCGCCCACGGTGACCTCGAAGCGCTGCGGGCCACCCTCGCCGACGACGTGGAGTGGACCGAGATGGCGGGCTTCCCGCTGGCCGGCACCTACCGCACCCCCGACGGCGTCACCGCCAACGTGATGGAGCGGCTGGGCGAGGACTGGGACGGCTGGACCGCCCACGACGACACCTATGTCGTCGACGGGGAGAACGTCGTGGTCCTCGCCCGCTACACCGCCACCAACAAGGCCACCGGCAGGGACATCGACGTCCGCGTCGCCCACCACTTCGTCGTCCGCGGCGGCCGGATCGTCCGCTTCGAGCAGTTCGTGGACACCGCCAAGGTCCGCGAGGCGATGCCGGCCTGA
- a CDS encoding acyltransferase, with the protein MRADPQDTPDLPEQRTRTTAPVRDRYFDLLRALALFRVVLYHLMGWAWLPLVFPSMGVMFALAGNLMARSLKSRPALQVVRGRMRRLLPPLWLLGAIGVSGMLLQGWSPDDDGHPGWWWLHLTYWILPLSDPPYAEGLAGVYGVLGEGWAEQLAGPLWYIRAYLWFVLLSPFLLKALRSLPLVTMVSPIVLAACFEFGYLTLPGERFPSALTDFSTFGACWILGMAHQEGILRRLPQYVVPSVAPVIACLGLWYALTHGFKQGNDLDGIPFAQSLWSFATVMLLLHFSPSWSEWPGRLRRWSRVITLLNARAVTIYLWHNTCIVVAATLWDHLWGFDVLADQYPGLLESSWPVLVLVWLLIGGCVLAFGWAEDLAAKRRPRLWPDGAGRAGTGRTPTGRHR; encoded by the coding sequence GTGCGGGCCGACCCGCAGGACACACCGGACCTCCCCGAGCAACGGACCCGTACGACGGCTCCCGTCCGCGACCGCTACTTCGACCTCCTGCGGGCCCTGGCCCTCTTCCGGGTCGTCCTCTACCACCTCATGGGCTGGGCCTGGCTCCCGCTGGTCTTCCCGTCCATGGGCGTGATGTTCGCGCTCGCGGGCAACCTGATGGCCCGCTCCCTGAAGAGCCGCCCGGCCCTCCAGGTCGTCCGCGGCCGGATGCGCCGCCTGCTGCCGCCGCTGTGGCTGCTCGGCGCGATCGGTGTGAGCGGCATGCTGCTCCAGGGCTGGAGCCCGGACGACGACGGCCACCCCGGCTGGTGGTGGCTCCACCTCACCTACTGGATCCTGCCGCTGAGCGACCCGCCGTACGCCGAGGGACTGGCCGGGGTGTACGGCGTCCTCGGCGAGGGCTGGGCGGAGCAACTCGCCGGCCCGCTCTGGTACATCCGCGCGTACCTCTGGTTCGTGCTGCTGTCCCCGTTCCTGCTGAAGGCCCTGCGCTCGCTGCCCCTGGTGACGATGGTGTCGCCGATCGTCCTGGCGGCGTGCTTCGAGTTCGGCTACCTCACCCTGCCCGGCGAGCGGTTCCCGTCGGCGCTGACCGACTTCAGCACCTTCGGCGCCTGCTGGATCCTGGGCATGGCGCACCAGGAGGGCATCCTCCGGCGCCTGCCGCAGTACGTCGTGCCGTCCGTGGCACCGGTGATCGCCTGCCTGGGCCTGTGGTACGCCCTGACCCACGGCTTCAAGCAGGGCAACGACCTGGACGGCATCCCGTTCGCCCAGTCCCTGTGGTCCTTCGCGACGGTGATGCTGCTCCTGCACTTCAGCCCGTCCTGGTCCGAGTGGCCGGGCCGACTGCGGCGCTGGAGCCGGGTGATCACCCTCCTCAACGCCCGGGCGGTGACGATCTACCTGTGGCACAACACGTGCATCGTCGTCGCGGCCACCCTCTGGGACCACCTGTGGGGCTTCGACGTCCTGGCGGACCAGTACCCCGGCCTGCTGGAGAGCTCCTGGCCCGTCCTGGTGCTCGTCTGGCTGCTCATCGGCGGGTGCGTGCTCGCCTTCGGCTGGGCGGAGGACCTGGCGGCGAAGCGACGCCCACGGCTGTGGCCGGACGGCGCGGGCCGGGCCGGTACGGGCCGGACCCCTACCGGCAGGCACCGGTGA
- a CDS encoding bifunctional polysaccharide deacetylase/glycosyltransferase family 2 protein: protein MASRPRRPGAATGAPDGSRRRRLPMRLLLPLLVLAALMAMLMLRGYVHSEILADHRIRPEASADKVPQEIVDGGPVIDTRTGRPSTLKVPDHRMVLTFDDGPDPTWTPKVLDVLEKHDAHAVFFVTGTMASRYPDLVRRMVDEGHEIGLHTFNHPDLSLQSKKRIDWELSQNQLAITGAAGIRTSLFRPPYSSYAASMDNESWAVTEYIGARGYITVVTSVDSRDWSKPGADRIIRNVTPEGGEGAIVLMHDSGGDRHQTVEALDRFLPKMKAEGYRFGNLTETLDAPSAHTRATGVDLWKGKAWVFLVQASDHVTAVLAVGLAIIGFLVIARFGLMLLLSGIHARRVRHRDFSWGPPVTEPVSVLVPAYNEAKCIESTVRSLMASDHPIEVLVIDDGSSDGTARIVENLALPNVRVVRQLNAGKPAALNRGVANARHDLVVMMDGDTVFEPSTVRELVQPFGDPRVGAVAGNAKVGNKNTLIGAWQHIEYVMGFNLDRRMYDVLQCMPTIPGAVGAFRRTALERVGGMSDDTLAEDTDITMAIHRDGWRVVYAEKARAWTEAPESVQQLWSQRYRWSYGTMQAIWKHRRALFDRGPSGRFGRVGLPLVSLFMVLAPLLAPLIDVFLIYGLVFGPTEKTIVAWFGVLAIQAACATYAFILDRERLTPLISLPLQQILYRQLMYVVLLQSWITALTGGRLRWQKLRRMGGVSAPPGAPAERHPVVDGRPVA from the coding sequence ATGGCATCCCGTCCCCGCCGTCCCGGGGCCGCGACCGGAGCCCCCGACGGCTCCCGGCGCCGCCGCCTGCCCATGCGTCTGCTGCTGCCGCTGCTCGTCCTCGCCGCCTTGATGGCGATGCTGATGCTGCGCGGCTACGTCCACAGCGAGATCCTCGCCGACCACCGCATCCGGCCCGAGGCCTCCGCCGACAAGGTGCCCCAGGAGATAGTCGACGGCGGGCCGGTCATCGACACCCGCACCGGCCGTCCCAGCACGCTGAAGGTGCCCGACCACCGGATGGTCCTCACCTTCGACGACGGCCCCGACCCGACCTGGACCCCCAAGGTCCTGGACGTGCTGGAGAAGCACGACGCGCACGCCGTCTTCTTCGTCACCGGCACCATGGCCTCCCGCTACCCGGACCTCGTCAGGCGCATGGTCGACGAGGGCCACGAGATCGGGCTGCACACCTTCAACCACCCCGACCTCTCCCTCCAGTCGAAGAAGCGCATCGACTGGGAGCTGTCGCAGAACCAGCTCGCGATCACCGGCGCCGCGGGCATCCGCACCTCGCTGTTCCGGCCGCCGTACTCCTCGTACGCCGCGTCCATGGACAACGAGTCCTGGGCGGTCACCGAGTACATCGGCGCCCGCGGCTACATCACCGTCGTCACCAGCGTCGACAGCCGGGACTGGAGCAAGCCCGGAGCCGACCGGATCATCCGCAACGTCACCCCCGAGGGCGGCGAGGGCGCGATCGTCCTGATGCACGACTCCGGCGGCGACCGGCACCAGACGGTCGAGGCGCTGGACCGGTTCCTGCCGAAGATGAAGGCCGAGGGCTACCGGTTCGGCAACCTCACCGAGACCCTCGACGCCCCCAGCGCGCACACCCGGGCCACCGGCGTCGACCTCTGGAAGGGCAAGGCCTGGGTCTTCCTCGTGCAGGCCTCCGACCACGTCACCGCGGTCCTGGCGGTCGGCCTGGCGATCATCGGCTTCCTGGTCATCGCCCGCTTCGGCCTGATGCTCCTGCTCTCCGGCATCCACGCCCGCCGCGTGCGCCACCGCGACTTCAGCTGGGGCCCGCCGGTCACCGAACCGGTGTCGGTGCTGGTTCCGGCGTACAACGAGGCCAAGTGCATCGAGAGCACCGTCCGCTCGCTGATGGCCAGCGACCATCCGATCGAGGTCCTCGTCATCGACGACGGGTCCAGCGACGGCACCGCGAGGATCGTGGAGAACCTCGCCCTGCCGAACGTCCGGGTGGTCCGCCAGCTCAACGCGGGCAAGCCCGCCGCCCTCAACCGGGGCGTGGCCAACGCCCGCCACGACCTCGTGGTGATGATGGACGGCGACACCGTCTTCGAGCCGTCCACGGTCCGCGAACTGGTCCAGCCCTTCGGCGACCCCCGCGTCGGCGCCGTCGCCGGCAACGCGAAGGTCGGCAACAAGAACACCCTGATCGGCGCCTGGCAGCACATCGAGTACGTGATGGGCTTCAACCTGGACCGCCGGATGTACGACGTCCTGCAGTGCATGCCGACCATCCCGGGCGCGGTGGGAGCCTTCCGCCGCACCGCCCTGGAACGCGTCGGCGGCATGAGCGACGACACGCTCGCCGAGGACACCGACATCACCATGGCCATCCACCGCGACGGCTGGCGGGTCGTCTACGCGGAGAAGGCCCGCGCCTGGACCGAGGCCCCGGAGTCCGTCCAGCAGCTGTGGTCCCAGCGCTACCGCTGGTCGTACGGCACCATGCAGGCGATCTGGAAGCACCGCCGCGCCCTGTTCGACCGGGGCCCCTCGGGCCGCTTCGGCCGGGTCGGGCTCCCGCTGGTGTCCCTGTTCATGGTCCTGGCACCGCTGCTGGCCCCGCTGATCGACGTGTTCCTCATCTACGGCCTGGTCTTCGGCCCCACCGAGAAGACGATCGTGGCCTGGTTCGGCGTCCTCGCCATCCAGGCGGCCTGCGCGACGTACGCCTTCATCCTCGACCGCGAGCGGCTCACCCCGCTGATCTCGCTGCCGTTGCAGCAGATCCTGTACCGCCAACTGATGTACGTCGTGCTGCTCCAGTCCTGGATCACCGCCCTGACCGGCGGCCGGCTGCGCTGGCAGAAGCTGCGCCGCATGGGCGGGGTGTCGGCGCCGCCGGGCGCGCCGGCCGAGCGCCACCCGGTCGTGGACGGGAGGCCGGTCGCGTGA
- a CDS encoding LysR family transcriptional regulator translates to MPAPGHHLDPRLLRAFLAVAEELHFTRAAARLYVAQQALSRDVRRLERELGAELFVRTTRQVTLTADGERLVPYARRALEAQDHLLAAFRQARPLLVDLNSPGLATGRRVLHRARELAPEHELMARYESGLTHAAGELLAGRLDVSFGRFAGLDPALRAGLDHRPVRFEPMAVVLPEGHPLAALEAVPLSALAGEAVYAGAGNPRTPEWTDLARQLFEGHGVEVAPPAPLAVGDEEFQRLMAKTRNPVLAVVDFPAMPGTVVRPLFDPVPLSLVSMTWRKGLVHPGFDALRRAALELSVEADWLRRPAGGWIPAIDVDLMGMHS, encoded by the coding sequence ATGCCCGCCCCCGGTCACCACCTCGACCCCCGCCTCCTGCGCGCCTTCCTCGCCGTCGCGGAGGAACTGCACTTCACCCGGGCCGCCGCCCGGCTCTACGTCGCGCAGCAGGCGCTCAGCCGGGATGTGCGGCGGCTGGAGCGGGAGCTCGGCGCCGAGCTGTTCGTGCGGACCACCCGGCAGGTGACGCTGACCGCCGACGGAGAGCGGCTGGTGCCGTACGCGCGGCGCGCACTGGAGGCACAGGACCACCTGCTCGCCGCCTTCCGGCAGGCCAGGCCCCTGCTGGTGGACCTCAACTCGCCGGGTCTGGCCACCGGTCGCCGGGTGCTGCACCGGGCCCGGGAACTCGCGCCCGAGCACGAGCTGATGGCCCGCTACGAGAGCGGGCTGACGCACGCCGCGGGCGAACTGCTCGCGGGCCGGCTGGACGTGTCCTTCGGTCGGTTCGCCGGGCTGGACCCGGCGCTGCGGGCGGGCCTGGACCACCGGCCCGTGCGCTTCGAGCCGATGGCGGTCGTACTGCCCGAGGGCCATCCGCTGGCGGCACTGGAGGCTGTTCCGCTCTCCGCGCTCGCCGGCGAGGCCGTGTACGCGGGTGCCGGGAACCCGCGTACGCCGGAGTGGACCGACCTGGCGCGACAGTTGTTCGAGGGACATGGTGTCGAGGTCGCGCCGCCCGCCCCGCTCGCGGTCGGGGACGAGGAGTTCCAGCGCCTCATGGCGAAGACGCGGAACCCGGTTCTCGCCGTCGTGGACTTTCCGGCCATGCCCGGCACGGTGGTGCGTCCACTGTTCGATCCCGTTCCCTTGTCACTCGTGTCAATGACCTGGAGGAAGGGGCTGGTGCATCCCGGATTCGACGCGCTGCGCCGGGCGGCGCTCGAACTGTCGGTCGAGGCGGACTGGCTGCGGCGGCCGGCCGGGGGATGGATTCCGGCCATCGACGTGGACCTGATGGGCATGCATTCTTGA
- a CDS encoding MFS transporter, translated as MPQPTPRKPPLYTVTADALVAVDFAPRTGNRPPGPYRALFTVPGTRAFTAGNLLARLPMGMFGVSAVVMIAGTRGSYALAGAVTATGLAATALVAPWTARLVDRYGQARVAVPATLLAALGSLALLLCVRHGAPDWTLFVSCAATATTPNLGGMSRARWARLLKDSPTSLHTANSFEQAVDELCFMLGPVLAAFLCGTFFPEAGTLAGVVLLVTGMLLFAAQRSTEPPPTARTRARTASLLRAPGMPPLLAVCLAMGVVFGAMEVVTIAFADARGHRAAAGAVLALQAAGSCAAGLLYGAVKPAGPARDRYVWCVAAMTALMVLPLLAASLTGSLWVLAGALLAAGMATAPTMITGMALVQQRTPDGRLNEGMTLAVTGLLGGIAAGSALGGWLAEHTAPATGYGVPVTAAAVALMIALRSVEPSSCGSGPSNRFRQSCPGH; from the coding sequence ATGCCGCAACCGACGCCCAGGAAGCCCCCGTTGTACACCGTCACCGCCGACGCCCTCGTCGCCGTCGACTTCGCCCCCCGCACCGGCAACCGCCCGCCCGGCCCCTACCGCGCCCTCTTCACCGTCCCCGGCACCCGCGCCTTCACCGCCGGTAACCTGCTGGCCCGCCTGCCGATGGGCATGTTCGGCGTGAGCGCGGTCGTCATGATCGCCGGCACGCGGGGGTCGTACGCCCTGGCCGGCGCCGTCACCGCGACCGGTCTGGCGGCGACCGCGCTGGTCGCCCCGTGGACCGCGCGGCTCGTCGACCGGTACGGGCAGGCCCGGGTCGCCGTACCCGCGACCCTGCTGGCCGCGCTGGGCTCGCTCGCGCTGCTGCTGTGCGTACGGCACGGAGCGCCCGACTGGACCCTGTTCGTCTCCTGCGCCGCCACCGCGACGACCCCCAACCTGGGCGGTATGTCCCGGGCCCGCTGGGCCCGTCTGCTGAAGGACTCCCCCACGTCCCTGCACACCGCGAACTCCTTCGAACAGGCCGTGGACGAACTCTGCTTCATGCTGGGCCCGGTGCTCGCGGCCTTCCTGTGCGGAACGTTCTTCCCGGAGGCGGGCACGCTGGCGGGCGTCGTCCTGCTGGTGACCGGCATGCTGCTGTTCGCCGCCCAGCGCTCCACCGAACCGCCGCCCACCGCGCGGACCCGGGCGCGGACCGCCTCGCTCCTCCGTGCCCCCGGCATGCCACCGCTGCTCGCCGTCTGCCTGGCGATGGGCGTGGTGTTCGGGGCGATGGAGGTCGTCACGATCGCCTTCGCGGACGCGCGGGGTCATCGCGCGGCGGCCGGCGCGGTACTGGCCCTCCAGGCGGCCGGCTCGTGCGCGGCGGGTCTGCTGTACGGGGCGGTGAAGCCGGCCGGTCCCGCGCGGGACCGGTACGTGTGGTGCGTCGCCGCGATGACCGCGCTGATGGTCCTGCCGCTGCTCGCCGCCTCCCTCACCGGCTCCCTGTGGGTGCTGGCGGGCGCGCTGCTGGCCGCCGGGATGGCGACCGCCCCGACGATGATCACCGGCATGGCCCTGGTCCAGCAGCGCACCCCGGACGGGCGCCTCAACGAGGGCATGACCCTCGCGGTGACCGGTCTGCTCGGCGGGATCGCCGCCGGCAGCGCCCTCGGGGGCTGGCTCGCGGAGCACACCGCGCCCGCCACCGGCTACGGCGTGCCGGTCACGGCGGCGGCGGTGGCGCTCATGATCGCCCTCCGCTCCGTCGAACCGTCATCCTGCGGGTCCGGTCCGTCGAACCGCTTCCGCCAATCCTGTCCCGGACATTGA